The following are encoded in a window of Halorubrum sp. PV6 genomic DNA:
- a CDS encoding RNA-guided endonuclease TnpB family protein, with product MAKQVVTRTYTASIQNQSRVQGDLDSLGFAASKLWNVGRWTCSRIWDEIDHIPKHNELTTYLKTHDRYADLHSQSSQRVLQELAEAFNGWYGKRRNGDTRANPPGYRKHGDEHPRSTVTFKAAGFKLDTQYNRVRLSKGSNLKEYWSDFILCKYQTRPDVDLSAVENVQQAKIVWTGDEWELHFVCKVEIDVNEAPGEKTVGVDLGINNFAALAYEDGHSELYPLNCLKQDDYYFSKRIARCDDSNSNQATRLNQKKSARRTHYFHTLSTHIVQRCVDEEVGTIVVGNLSGIREDEDNGESKDWDKHGNLDLHSWAFDRFTDLLEYKAETEGITVEQVSERDTSKLCSSCGRKRGANRVERGLYVCDECGTVANADVNGAENIRQKVSPSSPNLSVNRSNGWLAQPSTFLFDKETGAFAPQEQATS from the coding sequence ATGGCGAAACAGGTCGTTACCCGAACCTATACTGCTTCCATACAGAACCAGTCTCGGGTGCAAGGCGACCTTGATTCGCTCGGATTCGCAGCCAGTAAGCTCTGGAACGTCGGACGGTGGACATGTAGCCGGATCTGGGATGAAATCGATCACATCCCGAAGCATAACGAACTCACCACGTACCTCAAAACCCACGACCGCTATGCTGACCTGCACTCGCAGTCAAGTCAGCGAGTCCTCCAAGAACTCGCTGAAGCGTTCAACGGCTGGTACGGCAAACGACGTAACGGAGACACGAGAGCGAACCCGCCCGGCTACCGTAAACACGGCGACGAACACCCGCGTTCCACAGTCACGTTCAAAGCCGCTGGCTTCAAACTCGACACCCAGTACAACCGCGTCCGACTCTCAAAAGGATCGAACCTGAAAGAGTACTGGTCGGATTTTATCCTGTGTAAGTACCAAACCCGCCCCGACGTTGACCTCTCCGCCGTGGAGAACGTCCAACAAGCCAAGATTGTGTGGACGGGCGACGAATGGGAACTACACTTCGTCTGTAAGGTCGAGATCGACGTGAATGAAGCCCCCGGTGAGAAGACGGTGGGTGTTGATCTCGGTATTAACAACTTTGCCGCGCTCGCGTATGAAGACGGCCACAGCGAGCTGTACCCGCTGAACTGCTTGAAGCAGGACGACTACTACTTCAGCAAGCGAATTGCTCGGTGTGACGACTCAAACTCCAATCAGGCCACCCGGCTGAACCAGAAGAAGTCGGCCCGCCGTACCCACTACTTCCACACACTCTCGACACATATCGTCCAGCGGTGTGTTGACGAAGAAGTTGGTACTATCGTGGTGGGAAATCTCTCCGGCATCCGTGAAGATGAGGACAACGGCGAGTCAAAGGATTGGGACAAGCACGGGAATCTTGATCTGCACTCGTGGGCGTTCGACCGGTTCACAGACCTTCTCGAATACAAAGCCGAAACGGAAGGTATCACGGTTGAACAAGTGTCTGAACGGGATACCTCGAAGTTGTGTTCATCCTGTGGTCGGAAGCGTGGCGCAAACCGTGTTGAACGCGGACTGTATGTCTGCGATGAGTGCGGGACAGTGGCGAACGCGGACGTGAACGGGGCTGAGAACATTCGGCAGAAAGTATCTCCGAGTTCACCGAATCTCTCGGTGAATAGGAGTAACGGCTGGTTGGCACAGCCATCGACGTTCTTGTTTGACAAGGAAACTGGCGCATTCGCGCCTCAAGAACAGGCCACGTCGTAA
- a CDS encoding nucleotidyltransferase family protein: MSFTNRSDALIELLEELTQKGHKCVLVGGYAVSAFNARFSTDLDIVVAPDSKSEFVEFLERRDFEEMDNHAKEWFYDTEVIEYEKRLTPQQPIGFDLLVNGLGCRQTEAQWSFSYLYDHSHEQEVSGGTATTTARVIDGAVLIAAKLHSARETDLRDVLAVAEEIDLDAVTAHLQRGDDNALREQLERGLEILESDELKHGFRSDFGASAVSEETVIALQEYLSSQVTHLS; encoded by the coding sequence ATGAGCTTCACCAACCGAAGTGATGCACTCATCGAACTACTTGAGGAGCTCACGCAGAAGGGTCACAAATGCGTCCTCGTTGGCGGCTACGCAGTCTCAGCGTTCAATGCTCGCTTCTCTACAGATCTCGATATCGTCGTCGCACCAGACTCAAAGTCCGAGTTCGTCGAGTTTCTTGAACGGCGGGACTTCGAGGAAATGGACAACCACGCCAAGGAGTGGTTCTACGACACCGAAGTGATCGAGTACGAAAAACGGCTCACACCGCAACAGCCAATTGGCTTCGACCTGCTAGTGAACGGGCTCGGGTGTCGCCAGACAGAGGCACAGTGGTCGTTCAGTTATCTCTACGATCACAGCCACGAGCAGGAAGTGAGCGGCGGAACGGCGACGACGACTGCCAGAGTTATCGATGGAGCAGTCCTCATCGCAGCAAAACTCCACAGCGCTCGTGAAACAGATCTCCGAGATGTCCTCGCAGTGGCCGAAGAAATTGACCTCGACGCTGTCACGGCACACTTGCAGCGAGGGGATGATAATGCACTCAGAGAGCAACTTGAGCGTGGACTAGAGATCTTAGAAAGCGATGAACTCAAACACGGATTTCGGAGTGATTTCGGGGCCTCCGCTGTCTCGGAAGAAACAGTCATCGCCCTCCAAGAATACCTCTCCTCACAGGTTACCCACCTAAGCTGA
- a CDS encoding helix-turn-helix domain-containing protein — MYEVLNNTAAQTLLAIQNGDSIRRVSQRLHIPYETVRQAVNQLEDAGYVSYDDGLTVVDERVRDAARELVAASAGVSFPSIDEAYVIPQFGEWPFAFTRIDAVYVWTQGGYQVGRNPDDYPLFLAVREQDVDAWEAFFDSFGLPTVFERQPRDELDGALQIVLEPRASLDIEHVEGYPVIPRTETIEYMHENYAQFQSALAMLNRMYEDLNLDVTYRATERART, encoded by the coding sequence ATGTATGAGGTATTAAACAACACGGCGGCCCAGACTCTCCTTGCCATCCAGAATGGCGACTCAATCCGCCGTGTCTCTCAACGCCTCCACATACCGTACGAGACGGTGAGACAGGCCGTCAATCAGCTGGAAGATGCAGGCTATGTTTCGTATGATGACGGCCTCACCGTCGTCGACGAGCGCGTCCGCGACGCGGCGCGCGAACTCGTTGCTGCGAGCGCCGGTGTCAGTTTCCCCTCCATCGACGAGGCCTACGTCATTCCACAGTTTGGTGAGTGGCCGTTCGCGTTTACGCGGATCGACGCCGTCTACGTGTGGACTCAAGGCGGCTACCAAGTCGGGCGGAACCCAGATGACTATCCACTGTTCCTCGCTGTTCGTGAGCAAGATGTCGACGCGTGGGAAGCGTTTTTTGACTCGTTCGGCCTTCCCACCGTATTTGAGCGACAGCCCCGCGACGAGCTGGACGGGGCACTGCAGATCGTCCTTGAGCCACGCGCCTCGCTCGATATTGAGCATGTCGAGGGATACCCGGTAATTCCACGGACTGAGACCATCGAGTATATGCACGAGAACTATGCCCAGTTCCAGTCAGCGCTGGCGATGCTCAACCGGATGTACGAGGACCTCAACCTCGATGTCACGTATCGAGCAACAGAACGAGCTCGAACATGA
- a CDS encoding transposase has protein sequence MSSHLALPIRLPFEEKERHARLDTLTKSVANTLIQRYWTPEHLTGVSDYSYQAWKYFDEGEAFADVDLYLPSRYKRCVMQTVGETLRSHADKREAFQSIQGVLPDHKIRRIHTRRIKEQLWNAEEYIKSGYVDLLIGQLNSYYDKHGRFPESYFEMQDCPSYSKGVLPYSADDGPTSGQAVKYEYDEDTQTLTVKLKTPDTPEPETRGGWTWTEHELEGYEAFHELLEHGSLSAPSFHPTQTKTGDNYYELSFPIEVEHQEKPDDVETILAIDGGLRKDATAVVVNKNGEQLSVPYFIQNTERERMKRLGRERNQLNSKLAYLRREGRDHTDSFRHVQAEYERVNNKIRHKRDQLVHDVANQVLALALVYDVDAIVHEDLRSLSPPRGEGQLSWELSSWARREIISKIEYRADIAGLHVEKVHPGNTSRSCPRCGSTGHTTKSPDHAFEVWWGGHFRCDNTRCGFQADRDYVGAVNVARVFFSSSASLDHGFTSSYTGDSEIVPASRSAGPRLVFGDAPVAYLGQSNEKRVTAGGGSCFIAPAVTTTETKNNSSKDSVSSPATHSTSQFTRATAVYCRK, from the coding sequence ATGAGTAGTCACCTCGCACTCCCGATCCGACTCCCGTTCGAAGAGAAAGAACGCCACGCTCGATTAGACACACTCACAAAGAGCGTAGCAAATACGCTTATCCAGCGATACTGGACGCCCGAACACCTCACCGGGGTTTCCGATTACTCGTATCAAGCGTGGAAATACTTCGACGAGGGCGAAGCGTTCGCTGACGTTGATCTGTACCTCCCGTCACGGTACAAACGCTGTGTGATGCAGACAGTCGGTGAGACACTTCGCAGTCACGCCGACAAACGCGAAGCCTTCCAGTCAATCCAAGGTGTCCTCCCTGACCACAAAATTCGCCGCATCCATACCCGGCGAATCAAAGAACAGCTGTGGAACGCAGAGGAATACATCAAATCTGGGTACGTTGACCTGCTCATCGGGCAACTCAATTCCTACTACGACAAACACGGTCGATTCCCTGAGTCGTACTTTGAGATGCAGGACTGTCCATCGTACTCGAAAGGCGTCCTTCCGTACTCCGCAGACGACGGCCCGACGAGCGGGCAGGCGGTCAAATACGAGTACGACGAAGACACGCAGACACTCACGGTCAAACTCAAAACGCCCGATACGCCCGAACCTGAGACTCGTGGTGGTTGGACGTGGACAGAACACGAACTGGAAGGTTACGAAGCGTTCCATGAACTCCTCGAACACGGGAGTCTCTCCGCGCCCTCCTTCCACCCGACACAGACGAAAACCGGAGACAACTACTACGAACTCTCGTTCCCCATCGAAGTTGAACACCAAGAAAAACCAGACGACGTGGAAACTATCTTAGCGATTGATGGTGGGCTCCGAAAAGACGCTACCGCCGTTGTTGTGAACAAGAATGGAGAACAACTCTCTGTCCCGTACTTCATCCAGAATACAGAGCGCGAACGGATGAAACGGCTTGGTCGGGAACGCAATCAACTCAACTCCAAGTTAGCATATCTACGTCGAGAAGGGCGTGACCACACAGACTCGTTCAGGCACGTTCAGGCAGAGTACGAGCGAGTCAACAACAAGATTCGGCACAAGCGCGATCAACTCGTTCACGATGTAGCCAACCAAGTCCTCGCACTCGCGTTGGTGTATGACGTGGATGCGATTGTTCACGAAGACTTGCGGAGTCTGTCACCGCCTCGTGGTGAAGGCCAACTCTCGTGGGAATTGTCGTCTTGGGCACGCCGAGAAATTATATCGAAAATCGAGTATCGAGCGGACATCGCCGGACTACACGTGGAGAAAGTGCATCCGGGTAACACGTCTCGGTCGTGTCCACGGTGCGGTTCCACGGGCCATACCACGAAGTCTCCCGACCACGCATTCGAGGTTTGGTGGGGCGGTCACTTCCGGTGTGACAACACCCGCTGTGGCTTCCAAGCCGACCGGGACTACGTTGGTGCAGTCAACGTGGCTCGCGTGTTCTTCAGCAGTTCGGCCTCGCTGGATCACGGTTTCACGTCCTCCTACACGGGGGACTCTGAAATCGTGCCAGCTAGCCGTTCCGCTGGCCCGCGTCTCGTGTTCGGTGACGCTCCTGTAGCGTATCTCGGACAGTCTAACGAAAAGAGGGTGACTGCTGGTGGCGGGTCGTGCTTCATAGCGCCCGCTGTCACCACGACAGAGACGAAAAACAATAGCAGTAAAGATTCAGTGTCAAGCCCAGCGACACACAGCACCTCTCAATTTACGAGAGCGACTGCTGTTTACTGCCGAAAATAG
- a CDS encoding IS607 family transposase gives MTKVYSVGEFADELGVHRETVKKWCREDQIQYSRTPGGHRRIPHTELQRLVGKPSRRSDKVAIYARVSGHAQKQDGDLDRQLESLTEYAHNHGWSIENKYSDVGSGLNENRRGLNKLLDDAENADYGRVLVTYQDRLTRFGFSYLERLLDQYDVEITVINEETDKTAHEELVDDLLQLVASFAGKLYGMRSSKRKRIVESVEAEVEINE, from the coding sequence ATGACAAAGGTGTACTCCGTCGGAGAGTTCGCAGACGAACTTGGAGTCCACCGTGAAACCGTCAAAAAGTGGTGTCGTGAAGACCAAATCCAGTATTCCCGAACCCCCGGTGGACACCGACGGATTCCACACACTGAGCTTCAACGGCTCGTGGGAAAACCGTCGCGGAGAAGCGATAAAGTCGCCATTTATGCGCGCGTTTCAGGCCACGCTCAGAAACAAGATGGCGACCTCGACCGACAACTCGAATCGCTTACTGAGTACGCACACAACCACGGTTGGAGTATTGAAAACAAATACTCCGATGTAGGGAGTGGTCTCAACGAGAACCGTCGTGGACTGAACAAACTCTTAGACGATGCTGAGAACGCCGACTACGGGCGCGTCCTCGTCACCTACCAAGACCGCCTAACCCGATTCGGATTCTCCTACCTCGAACGCCTCCTCGACCAGTATGACGTCGAAATCACGGTCATCAACGAGGAAACTGACAAGACTGCACACGAAGAACTCGTTGACGACCTCCTACAACTCGTTGCCAGTTTCGCAGGCAAACTGTACGGGATGCGCTCCTCAAAACGCAAGCGGATAGTCGAAAGCGTGGAAGCGGAGGTGGAAATCAATGAGTAG